From a single Candoia aspera isolate rCanAsp1 chromosome 2, rCanAsp1.hap2, whole genome shotgun sequence genomic region:
- the LOC134492092 gene encoding zinc finger protein 397-like translates to MAAEQRARTAGGFPRHMGVKVEACETTGPRGAEGGDRAGKLPRVLQVGTIREFLNWAAPRQVKQEPEEDLPELWEAQWQEFLTALRSSPLDRGHQLLAEEPAPWGDNKAFFASFERLAGTCQLPRREWLARLLPVLGGEAKEAYCNLSLQDRGEYAKVKAAILKVDALRMEAQRQRFRQFRYHEARGPREVCSQLRELCRGWLKPEKHTKEQILDLLVLEQFLTLLPQEIQSWVRERGPESCAQAVPLAEAFLLRQQEAERKGRQTRGTQLRNWAEMKPPPGGVGLKRIHREMKQHARVLDLGSPNGERAEKAADRSTKNGSKSPGRAQMGQRNFPGPDSRTAFCPSPAFFKHPRVHAAESPHQCPDCGKHFTQRSSLTIHRRIHTGEKPYPCPECGKCFRQSSNLLKHQRIHSGEKPHQCPECSKCFAQRSNLLIHQRTHTGEMPYVCPECGACFSQHRGLVTHQRIHMEEMPYGYGCPDCGKCFQQNSDLTKHLRVHTGEKPYSCPECGKSFSYSSNLSKHQRIHTGEKPYRCNVCGKSFSHLSTRNTHQRVHTGERPYGCAECGKRFISSSKLTRHMRTHSIYTPYICNECGRSFSSHSALTTHQKNHSTKSYGVGGLWEGAEQGPSDFVGRMSPL, encoded by the exons ATGGCAGCCGAGCAGAGGGCCAGAACAGCCGGCGGCTTCCCCAGGCACATGGGGGTCAAAGTGGAAGCCTGTGAGACCACCGGCCCCAGAGGGGCGGAGGGAGGGGACAGAGCAGGGAAACTGCCTCGCGTCCTCCAAGTGGGGACCATCCGAGAGTTTCTGAACTGGGCTGCCCCACGGCAAGTGAAGCAGGAGCCCGAGGAGGACTTGCCCGAACTCTGGGAAGCCCAATGGCAGGAGTTCCTCACTGCCCTCAGGTCCTCTCCTCTGGACAGGGGACACCAGCTGCTGGCCGAGGAACCCGCCCCTTGGGGGGACAACAAGGCCTTCTTCGCCTCCTTTGAACGTCTGGCCGGAACCTGCCAGTTGCCCCGCCGTGAGTGGCTGGCCCGCCTCTTGCCCGTCCTGGGTGGGGAAGCCAAGGAGGCCTACTGCAACCTCAGCCTCCAAGACCGAGGTGAATACGCCAAAGTCAAGGCGGCCATCTTGAAAGTGGACGCCCTCCGGATGGAGGCCCAGCGCCAGCGCTTCCGGCAGTTCCGCTACCACGAGGCCCGGGGCCCCCGGGAGGTGTGCAGCCAGCTTCGGGAGCTGTGCCGGGGGTGGCTGAAGCCGGAGAAGCACACCAAGGAGCAGATCTTAGACCTCctggtcctggagcagttcctcaCACTCCTGCCCCAGGAGATCCAGAGCTGGGTCAGAGAACGTGGCCCCGAGTCGTGTGCCCAAGCTGTGCCCCTGGCAGAGGCCTTCCTGCTGAGGCAGCAAGAGGCTGAAAGAAAGGGAAGACAG ACTCGGGGAACTCAATTGAGGAACTGGGCTGAGATGAAGCCGCCTCCTGGGGGTGTTGGGCTGAAACGGATCCACAGAGAGATGAAGCAACACGCCAGAGTCCTGG ACTTGGGGAGCCCCAACGGGGAGCGTGCTGAGAAGGCGGCGGACCGAAGTACCAAAAACGGATCGAAGAGTCCCGGCAGAGCCCAGATGGGCCAGAGGAACTTCCCGGGCCCCGACAGCCGCACCGCCTTCTGCCCCAGCCCGGCCTTCTTCAAGCACCCGCGGGTCCATGCAGCGGAGAGCCCGCACCAGTGCCCCGATTGTGGGAAGCACTTCACGCAGCGCTCAAGCCTTACGATCCACCGGcggatccacacgggggagaagccgtacCCCTGCCCCGAGTGCGGGAAGTGCTTCCGGCAGAGCTCCAACCTCTTGAAACACCAGCGGATCCACTCGGGCGAGAAGCCCCACCAGTGCCCAGAGTGCAGCAAATGCTTTGCCCAGCGCTCGAACCTCCTGATCCACCAGCGGACCCACACGGGGGAGATGCCCTACGTGTGTCCCGAGTGCGGGGCCTGCTTCAGCCAGCACCGGGGCCTCGTCACGCACCAGAGGATCCACATGGAAGAGATGCCCTACGGCTACGGCTGCCCGGACtgtgggaagtgcttccagcagaATTCAGACCTCACGAAGCACCTGCGGGTCCACACGGGCGAGAAGCCGTACAGCTGCCCCGAgtgcgggaagagcttcagctACAGTTCCAACCTCAGCAAGCACCAGCGGATCCACACGGGCGAGAAGCCGTACCGCTGCAACGTgtgcgggaagagcttcagccATCTGTCGACCCGGAACACGCACCAGCGGGTCCACACGGGGGAGAGGCCCTACGGCTGTGCCGAGTGCGGGAAGCGGTTCATTTCGAGTTCCAAACTCACCCGGCACATGAGGACACATTCCATATACACGCCTTACATCTGCAACGAGTGCGGGAGGAGTTTCAGTTCCCACTCGGCCCTGACCACCCATCAGAAGAACCACTCTACCAAGAGTTACGGCGTGGGCGGCTTGTGGGAGGGGGCTGAGCAGGGTCCGAGCGACTTTGTGGGCAGAATGTCCCCTCTGTGA